Within Sorghum bicolor cultivar BTx623 chromosome 2, Sorghum_bicolor_NCBIv3, whole genome shotgun sequence, the genomic segment atctaatcatagagcaactaggcttaaaaaattagtctcgcaatttacagacaaactgtgcaattagtttttttatgtatatttaatgtaccatgtatgtgccgcaagattcgatgtgacaggaaatcttgaaaatttttagaaagtAAACAAGGGCACAAGGCCCTAGATACCCTTATATGAATCATCTGTTCAAGACAATTAAGCATTTTGGCCCGTTGGGCGTTGGCGTTTGGTAGCGTGTACTcgggcttgtttagatgcaaaaatattttaaatttcgCTATAATAGTACTTCTgtttatttgtgacaaatattgtccaataataaactaattaggatcaaaagatttgtctcgcgatttacaggcaaactgtgtaattagttttgcttttgtttatatttaatgcttcgtgtgtatgccgcaaaattcgatgtgacaaagaatcttgaaaactttttagtttttagggtgaactaaataaggcgactatctccaacaaatataaaaaaacaaaaataaccCGAGATGGGTGAGATGAAATAAGTGGCACTGCAGGTCATACCTATCTTTTTCTAGCAGGAGACGCAAAAGAAGACCTATCTTACAATTTATATCTAAGtttttatttctattttttctgaTAAAATAACTCCGTTTTCACTACTAAaatagataaataataaatacaGTCTTAGGGTCTTTGAAATTTTCATTCTTCCTTACTCCCTCCGCTCCATTTTATTTGGCGCATACACATACCAAGATTCAAACTTTAAAAACGTTAACCATTAGTTAGACTAATAATTATTAACTATTATAACACAAACTTTATATAATTATATTTGTAAGGAATTATACTATCCAATAATTataagtttataagcataaataataTAATGTAATGTAAATAAATGGTCAAAATGCAATCTAAAAAACCGTGTCATTCTAACAAGCGCCAAATAAAATGGACCAGAGCAAGTAATAAACAAGTATTTCCATTACTAAGTAGTTAGCTTTAGATTGAAATAAATTTTTATTATGACACGAATTAACTAACTATTAAGCTGTAAACTAATCTTGAGCAGTTTGTCATCCAATTTAATCGAAATAAATATTTCTCCAAGCTGTCCACACATAAAAATGCAAATATCTAAGTTGTCTGCATATATCAGTGAAACTTTTGGTAAAGGTTGACATGTGAAAGCCGAGACATGATGATAACTAACCCCTTACCAACTttaataaaatactaaaattacaTATTTTTATGGATCCATGAAACATGTCATATAACATGATATCTAACTCTACGAACACATGAATAGTAACAAAACTAAAGTTATAGTATATTTGCGAGTAAATATTTTGTGCCTTAcaataataaaagaaaaggtcTATCAAGACTGTATTTTAATTCAATACATAATTCATATGAAATTATTATTGTCAATATTAATTTATATTATGCTTGTCATGGTCATCATAAAATAAAGATATAATTTAAAATTTTATAAATAGACAAAAAAAAGATATGTAGCATTGTGATCCTTGCTTACATTAACAAGCCTGTTCATTTGTGATTGCTGTAGCAACCACTCACAATATTAAAAGTAGTATCTATACAAATTAAGGTGTCCTGGGTGCTGTTGTGTAAGGCTAGTCTCAGTGGGGGGTTTCACCAGAATGTTATGCACAttttattagagcgccatgacagcaaaactgtactttttgcatgaaacaaagaggagagagaaggaagtagtttcaccatgttgAAACCCCACGGGGCGTTGTTTCCCATGCGTTGAAACAAGATGAAATCCTCACTAAGAACCAAATTGTTTCACCATTTTGCatatgatccaatcattttgcagcaatTAAATGTTTTGCTTAGCTTTGGAAACAACAAAGCGAAATGCTTCATTGCTGGGGTTATTTTATAGATGATTTTATTTCAATCTTGATAACGTGTTGCTATGTGAAATCGTGCAGTAACACTGTCCATTGAAGCGGATATATTGGATATTTAATAGTTTTTTTTCTCTAATTACAACGCAtgaatttattataaaatttagttaaatttaaacTTATTTAACTGACACGAATCATGCAATTATATTTTGGTTTATATATGATATAAAAGGTAGTAAAGCCCCACCTACGGCTACGGCTACGGAAGCCGTCATCTTCTTTTAGCCAATGTTCAAAGAAGGGACTCGCAAACCTATAAAACCCCGGAAGAATTCGCGAGCTTCCCACGCAAATGATCCATCCGCTCTACCCACCAATCCCGCCTCCCCCGTCCACGGCAGCGCCTGGAGCGGCGGGCCGCGCGCGGCCACCCTCGCCGTCTCCACGCCACCGCGGGGAGCGCGGCGCCCACCCGCGCACCGTGCGCACCCTCCCCCACGTGTCCCCTCTGCCGCCCGGGGGCCCCGCCTGTCACCCACCGTCCCCGGGGTGGGCAGCCGAAAGCGACGCGTGAAGCGCTCTGCCCTGCCTGCTGCCCTCAGCGTTCGCCTCTCGTCACGCGCCCCCTCCACAACCCCCGATGCGATGGGTGCCCCTGCCCCCTCGATAGCCGCGCCGCTCTCCTGCCCCCGTTCCCCATTTGCCTCCTCGCCCACCTCCCTGCCCTAGCGCCGCCCTCCCCTATTCGacccaacgccgccgccgccgcatagGTCTCGCCGACGCCTCTGCTCCGCCTCGCGGCCTCCGGAGGTGCTACTCGCGCGCGATCCGCCGCTGCGTCCGTTGCTCCGGCATCGATTCGGCGGCGCGGGGAGGTGAGATGGATCTCTACCGCGCGATTTGGCGCTGTTTTTGGGCGGGTTTATGGGGGTTTTGTGTGGAATTTGGTTGTGAAATGGTTTGCCGGTGGATGGAGTTTGGGGTTAGGACGGAGATTCGGATTTGGGCGTGGGTGGTGGCTGTGCCGTATGAGCATGTGAAGCTAGTTACAGGCGGCGAGCTGCTCTTGCAAGCTCTGATGCTTCTGCTTCTGCTGACAGGGTCCGGTTGGGTGTTAGTTAGTCTATCTGTCTGTCTTTGCAGCTCTGTTTCTTCTGCACTTGGGTAAAAATGCTGTGAACTCCAAAATTAGGGAGATTCAGTTCAGAGGTGAAGATCAGGGTGGGTGTCCGGTCTGAAGTAGCAGTGGACTTTTGATGCCTCTGTTTGTCGTGATCTGGTTTCAGTGATAGCTGTATCGTGTGCTAGGTTATGACAGTTTATCATATGGGCTTTAGAGAACAGCAAGATATGGAAAGTTTGTGGTAACCACTTAGGTATTGTTTCGCTAGATGAGTAATGCAAGCTAGCTGTGCAAAACTGATCAGTAGGGGTTTATAGTGATCTTCCTTAATTGGTTTTGGCTATTTATGTGTTCTGCCTTTGTATGTTAAGTTCCAATTTGGGTATTAATTAATGTGATTATATTAACAAATTTATAAGCAACAACCAACAAGTTCTGGCTAATCTTGTTTCTGTCGTTTAGCATTCACACACGTTTATTTCCTATGCAATGAAAATTTGTTCATTTAAAGCTACTATGTAAATTGTAGTTTATTATGTTCGCATTTGCTCTTCCACAACAATATTCTCTAAAGAGAAAAGGGAACTTTCGATTGAACCAATAGCCAAAGTAAGATGAGTATTTGTTGCAATGCGCCTTTCTTTGTCTGGGACCTTGAGTAGAACTGTTCATTGACATCTTAGTACAATGTTATGCCTTAAAATGCCTACTGCTCTAATGCATCAGCACACCGTAGTGTTCTTATACTTGATTAAAACACACTTGATCTCACTTGAGATCTGACTCTTGTCCTGTGATCGCATATGTATATTAGATTACAATACACAACGGTATGACAAAAAACATGTTTCTCCTCATTTTGGTTGCAGTATGTCTCTGGTGCAAGTGTGCTGAAGATGAAGGAGAGGAGCTCTTTATGTGAAAGCGCAGCCGATGGAAACTGGGGTTtgaaatataaaagaaaaagaagcaaATTAACAAGCCCATCTAACGAGAATGAGGCCACCTCACCAACATCAGACTCTCCAATGAGTCATGCTTCCACCAAAAAGAAGTTGAAGCATGACACTAACATTTCTCCATCAGCCAAGAAGATAAGAGGGCACGATGGGGTAAATTTCTTAATAACTTTTCATAGTTTACCTTAGTCTTTTGTGTAGATGTTATTTGTGATCTTTTTGATACGATGTTGTGTGTCTGATTAATATACTGTTCTACCTTTATGTGCTGCACTACTATAATACGAGCAGAAGGCTTAAACAATGATTTAATAATGTAGCCATTATAGAAAAGACGTTTTTTCATGGAGCACAcatagtattttttttgttaaacacCTGGGCTTCAGTTAGGTCTTCAGGAGTAGCTTTATAAAAGTATAAGCAAGCCAAGTGAAAGGGAACTTACATGTTTTATTAACATGTGAACTCTCTCACAGCTGAAATAGTCTGTCAGACTCCCATGTACAAGAGATATGACTGAGCCCGGAGCTCCTATGGTGCTATTTGTTTCAATATACATGCCTTCAACTATACTGAACTAACACATCTAAGTAAATTATGGTACATGGTTGTGGGGAACTTCTTAGCAACTGCAATTGAAAAAATGTTTATGAATAACAGCTGAGCAATTACATCTTTCTCCAATTATCAACAATAAATATAGTACTcactccatctcaaattataaggcattttttacttttctagatacattgtttttactatgcatctaggcatagtgtatatctaagtgtatagcaaaagctatgtatctagaaaagccaaaacatcttataatttcgaATAGAAGgggtattttttttaaaaaaattgaggtTTTATATACACTAGCTATTTATGAATTGCTTTGTATGTGACCTCTGTTGTGGTTTTAAAATTTGCTTATTACTTTACTTTTGTTCTTTCAGTATTTTTTCGAGTGCGTAGAATGTGATCTTGGGGGCAATTTGCTATGTTGTGATAGCTGTCCTCGTGTTTACCACTTGGAATGTCTCAATCCTCCTCTCAAGGTTTGTATTGTGCCCTCTCGTTTGGTTCAAAAATTACAAATTTTCATTATAATGACCGGATTTTTTATCCTTGCCTTCTTCCCTCCCCAATCTAGCGTGCACCCCCTGGGAACTGGCAATGTCCAAGATGCCGTCCAAAAAAAGGTAGCTTGAAGCTGTTGGGTAATGTAGAGGCTGACACTTCTAAACATGAAAGAAGTACAAGGATGTATGCCGGTACGACATCAGATAGTCCACCTTCGCATACAAAAGTCTCCTTTAAGACCAGGAACTCCACACAAGACAAAACTGGATCAAACGAACAAGGAAAACACTCATCTGGTGGCACAATGAAGGGGGGTGACTCCGGTATGAAGAATAATGAAGTTGAGAAAAAGAAGACACTGATATTACATTTGAAGAAGCGCTCAACCAAGGAATTATCAGAGAATGCTAAATCCTCAAAGACAGAATTTGTTGGAGAACCTTCAGAAGAGAAAACTGTTAAACATGGAAGTGTTTTGAAACTGAAGAAACATCCACACCGTATGGACTTGTCTCCAAATAAATCTAAAAGCAGGAGGCAAAATAGTCAGAGAGAGAGTAAAAGATCTGGCACAAAAAAGCTTAAATATTCAACGTCCGATGATGACAGTGTTTCCTCATCAGAACCATCGACATCTCTTGATAACAGTGAGTCACCACCAAAAAGAAaaccctcggatggaaaagcaCCTTCATCCAGTACCAAGAAAGGGAAAAAGAAAGTGAAATTTGTTGAGAAAAAGCACTCTGAGGTATTGAAGCTAACACTTTGCTATGTTCAAATATTCATCAACTAAATAAAATTTCCATGTTATTTGCTCAGAAATGGTCCAGATTGATTTTGTTTCTTACTGGTGATTTGATGGACAGATTAGTATCAGTTGTTCACATTGATCTGCCCCCATTTACTGTAGTGCTATGTTTTTCGTTTTCGGCATGTTACTTTCCTTTTCATTGAACTTGACAACTTCCCTGTTATGATTACTTACACCTCTCTTTTTCGGTCAGTTATAACTCTTTATAAATAAACTGAATAACTTAGGACGCAGATTCAGATTTTGATCATGAACTAACAATTCTTTGTTTTTGGGTAAACATACCATATAATGCTTTCTGATCACCTTTTTTGCATCATGAACATAAAGCTAGTTTGATCAcgttttttctttcctttttaacCTTCTGTCATCATATATTTTAGTGCCACACTTCTTTTATTCTTGTCTCTGGCTGCTAGTGTGATAACATCATTAGGCATCTGCCCACCCCTGTTTAACTATTGTGTGCTCATCTGTTAAGAATTGCAATTCGTTCAAGTTTTGTGGCAAGATGAATGCCCGATCAGATGCTGCTCTCTTGTCCAATGTCCTAGCACAGTAATTTTGCAACACAAATATGCCAGGGTGACGCTCATGTACCTGCAAACATGTTGCAGGAGCAGGGTGTGGCAGGAGACAAAATAACGACTCCCCAGGAGGATCAGCAGGTTGGTTGCAGTTTACACTACATTGCATCTTTATACAAGCATTCTTAGTCTTTCCTCTGTTTTGTCCCATCATTTGTGTTATTCTCATCTGATTATCATTGTACGGTGGCCTTTGCTTAGGTCGATCGCATCCTAGGCTGTCGGCTTCAGACGAGCCAAATCAACCCAACGTCCCATGCTTCATTGGAGCAGTTTGAATCAGCTAATCTCAAGGTGGATGGTATGGAGTCTTCTAGAAATGGTACAGTGGAGGATGTATGTGCTGATGGATCAGCCAATCATAGTGGTCACAGTTTGGAAATGCAAAAGGATAGGAACAGTAAATCCCATGAAAAGGAGACAATtaagcaagaacaagcaaagaAGATATTATCAGTATGTTCTGGTGATGAGACCAGTATAATGAAAGATGATCAAGTAGACAGAGAGAATGTTTCACCTTCCAAAAAAGGTGAAGATGAGACAAGAACTGATTTGCCAGCAGAAAAGGATGATACCAAACTTGCAGTCACTAGAGCTGATACAATGGTCAGGACCAATCAAGAGCATACCGATGAAAGTAAGCAGCATGGAAAAATAGAAGAAATAACAGATAAGGACTACAACGATGCTGGATATGAGTTCTTGATCAAATGGGTTGGAAAATCAAATATCCACAACAGCTGGGTTGCTGAATCCGAGGTAAAAATATTAGCAAAAAGGAAACTAGAAAACTATAAAGCGAAGTATGGAACGAGTTTGATAAACATTTGTAAGGAACAGTGGTGCCAGCCACAACGAGTTATTGCTCTTCGTGCTTCTGTAGATGAAGTGGAAGAGGCTTTAATCAAATGGTGTGGTCTTCCTTATGATGAATGCACCTGGGAAAGAATAGATGAACCTACCCTGATGAAATATAGCCATTTGGTCACTCAGTTCAAGAATTTTGAATGCCAGGCTTTGGATAAAGATATGGTAAAAGATTATGCAAACACAAGGAACCGACAGGAGCTTAATGTGTTAGTTGATCAGCCAAAAGAACTTCAGGGCGGCATGCTCTTCCCTCATCAACTGGAAGCCTTGAACTGGCTACGTAAATGCTGGTACAAGTCAAAAAATGTTATCCTTGCTGATGAGATGGGTCTTGGAAAGACAGTGTCAGCTTGTGCTTTTCTATCATCCCTATGTTGTGAATTTAAGATTAGTTTGCCATGTCTTGTCTTGGTTCCTCTTTCTACAATGCCCAACTGGATGGCTGAATTTGCATCTTGGGCTCCTCATTTAAATGTTGTGGAGTATCATGGTTCTGCAAGGTCAAGATCTATCATTCGCCAGTATGAGTGGCATGCGGGCGATGCAAGCCAGATTGGCAAAACAAAGAGATCATACAAGTTTAATGTTTTGCTTACAACTTACGAAATGGTGCTTGTTGATGCTGCATATCTTCGTTCCGTCTCATGGGAAGTTCTTATAGTTGACGAGGGACATCGTCTGAAGAATTCTAGCAGCAAACTCTTCAGTTTacttaattcattatcatttcaGCACAGAGTTTTGTTGACTGGAACTCCCTTACAGAACAACATTGGTGAAATGTATAACTTACTGAACTTCTTACAGCCTACTTCTTTCCCTTCTCTATCATCATTTGAGGAGAAGTTTAATGACCTTACAACAGCAGAAAAAGTAGAGGAGCTGAAGAAACTTGTAGCTCCTCATATGCTTAGGAGGTTGAAAAAAGATGCCATGCAAAACATCCCCCCAAAGACAGAGCGAATGGTACCTGTTGAATTGACATCAATCCAGGCTGAATACTACCGTGCTATGCTTACAAAGAACTATCAAGTACTGCGCAACATTGGAAAAGGTGGTGCTCACCAGTCTTTATTGAACATAGTAATGCAGCTTCGGAAAGTCTGCAACCATCCGTATCTTATTCCTGGAACTGAACCTGAATCTGGTTCACCTGAGTTTCTGCATGATATGCGCATAAAGGCCTCAGCAAAGCTAGCTTTGTTGCACtctatgctaaaaatattacacaaggaaggccaTCGTGTCCTTATTTTCTCGCAGATGACAAAACTTCTTGACATCCTTGAAGATTATCTGACTTTAGAATTCGGTCCTAAAACATTTGAAAGGGTTGATGGCTCGGTATCTGTGGCGGAGCGCCAGGCAGCGATTGCTCGCTTTAACCAGGATAAGACACGTTTTGTTTTCTTGCTGTCTACACGATCATGTGGACTTGGTATTAATTTGGCAACTGCAGATACTGTTATCATATATGATTCGGATTTCAACCCACATGCTGATATACAGGCGATGAACAGGGCACACAGAATTGGGCAATCGAACAGACTTCTGGTTTATAGGCTTGTAGTACGTGCTAGTGTTGAAGAGCGTATCTTGCAATTAGCCAAGAAGAAATTGATGCTTGATCAACTTTTCGTTAACAAATCAGAATCACAGAAAGAAGTGGAAGATATCATTCGCTGGGGTACAGAGGAACTCTTTGGGAGTAGTGACAGTGTGGATGATAAAGATAGCAATGAAGCCTCAGGTCCTGTTGCTGATGTTGAATTTAAGCATAGAAGAAAAACCGGTGGCCTAGGTGATGTTTATGAGGACAAATGTATTGGTGGTTCTACCAAACTTGTTTGGGATGAAAATGCTATTTTGAAGCTGCTTGATAGATCAAACCTTCCATCATCACTGGCCGAAGGTACTGATGGGGACTTGGACAATGATATGCTTGGTACTGTGAAGGTAATTTAATCTTTATGCCTAATTTCCTATCCCTAAATGGTGATTTTTTATGAATTTCTTTTGGTAAATTATGATATCAGGATTTTGTTCTTATCATGTGTCAAAATTGTTGGTAAATTATGTAATCTGTTGTCAGTATTATGTTACAAAGTGTGTCCACTAAATTTGGATCTTCAATTTTTTATTACATGAATTAGTACTCCATCCCGAGTAAGTTGATTTGGTAggtacatagcttttgctatgcactttaTATATGCTATGTCTAGATCCATAGTgaaaactatgtatctagaaaagccaaaatgacttacaatttggaaaggAAGGAGTACATATTTACATTTTGTGGGCCCCTACGTGCTGACTAGGTGCTAGGAAACACCATGTAGCAGATTTATCCTGCCCAGGCACCTGCCTGGACCTACGTAGTCACCAATTAGATGTGagttgtgtgtgtgcgcgctgcTGGGGGTGTGTTGTATGGGTGCTTTTCACTTCTTAATAGAATGATGCGCAGGTCTCCTGCGTTTTTCGAGGAAAAAAAACAATTAGATGTTAGGTCGCCACCTGACTTCTAGTGGATCACCTCTGTTAACACCCCCCCcccttttgttgttgttgttgttgttgtataTGGTGGTCTAGGTTTACTTTGTGCTATTCATAGTTTCTCATTGGAGATCTTTCTAACACTTTTCTCTTTACTTCCCTCTGTTAAACAGTCAATAGATTGGAACGATGAGCTGAATGACGACCCTGGTGCCAATGAGGATATTGCACCTATTGATAATGATGGGAGCGAGCAAGCATCTGAATCAAAGCAAGGTGCTACTAATCGTTcagaagaaaatgaatgggataAACTTTTACGTGTCAGGTACCCTGCAATACCATATAAACTTGTATCTTTTTGTCTAACAATCCCATCATTCTGAGGGTCAAATAGGTGCAATGTGATGTGATGGTCctaatgatgcacctaaaaatCTTCCCTCATTTTTAAAAAGTATACTTGTCAGAGAGGAAAACAAATGGAAGACCGAATACTCCAACACTAGCATGTATAATAAATAATTCAAAAGTGTGGTTTATAAACTTCTATGCTTTATGCCATCATAATGGAAGCAAAGTTTGTGTTATTTCTTATTTAGG encodes:
- the LOC8080707 gene encoding protein CHROMATIN REMODELING 4 isoform X1, whose product is MKERSSLCESAADGNWGLKYKRKRSKLTSPSNENEATSPTSDSPMSHASTKKKLKHDTNISPSAKKIRGHDGYFFECVECDLGGNLLCCDSCPRVYHLECLNPPLKRAPPGNWQCPRCRPKKGSLKLLGNVEADTSKHERSTRMYAGTTSDSPPSHTKVSFKTRNSTQDKTGSNEQGKHSSGGTMKGGDSGMKNNEVEKKKTLILHLKKRSTKELSENAKSSKTEFVGEPSEEKTVKHGSVLKLKKHPHRMDLSPNKSKSRRQNSQRESKRSGTKKLKYSTSDDDSVSSSEPSTSLDNSESPPKRKPSDGKAPSSSTKKGKKKVKFVEKKHSEGDAHVPANMLQEQGVAGDKITTPQEDQQVDRILGCRLQTSQINPTSHASLEQFESANLKVDGMESSRNGTVEDVCADGSANHSGHSLEMQKDRNSKSHEKETIKQEQAKKILSVCSGDETSIMKDDQVDRENVSPSKKGEDETRTDLPAEKDDTKLAVTRADTMVRTNQEHTDESKQHGKIEEITDKDYNDAGYEFLIKWVGKSNIHNSWVAESEVKILAKRKLENYKAKYGTSLINICKEQWCQPQRVIALRASVDEVEEALIKWCGLPYDECTWERIDEPTLMKYSHLVTQFKNFECQALDKDMVKDYANTRNRQELNVLVDQPKELQGGMLFPHQLEALNWLRKCWYKSKNVILADEMGLGKTVSACAFLSSLCCEFKISLPCLVLVPLSTMPNWMAEFASWAPHLNVVEYHGSARSRSIIRQYEWHAGDASQIGKTKRSYKFNVLLTTYEMVLVDAAYLRSVSWEVLIVDEGHRLKNSSSKLFSLLNSLSFQHRVLLTGTPLQNNIGEMYNLLNFLQPTSFPSLSSFEEKFNDLTTAEKVEELKKLVAPHMLRRLKKDAMQNIPPKTERMVPVELTSIQAEYYRAMLTKNYQVLRNIGKGGAHQSLLNIVMQLRKVCNHPYLIPGTEPESGSPEFLHDMRIKASAKLALLHSMLKILHKEGHRVLIFSQMTKLLDILEDYLTLEFGPKTFERVDGSVSVAERQAAIARFNQDKTRFVFLLSTRSCGLGINLATADTVIIYDSDFNPHADIQAMNRAHRIGQSNRLLVYRLVVRASVEERILQLAKKKLMLDQLFVNKSESQKEVEDIIRWGTEELFGSSDSVDDKDSNEASGPVADVEFKHRRKTGGLGDVYEDKCIGGSTKLVWDENAILKLLDRSNLPSSLAEGTDGDLDNDMLGTVKSIDWNDELNDDPGANEDIAPIDNDGSEQASESKQGATNRSEENEWDKLLRVRWEQYQIEEEASLGRGKRLRKAVSYRETFATLPNEALSEDSDEGDEPKREYTAAGLALKEKYGKLRARQKERIAQRHIIKNYADDNLEEFMTAYDSIANGPAENPLIIVEDPNSSQLSGAKRFSESTGEMRQSSKKSKRYSDIPQDIYARIPGNAASSKHHSKATDVFNPGTPDHLLPVLGLCAPNADQVNSYKNSLCAPSIKEHKRASGDIVNKQLSTSADHSNEHRNEAQPASDKAIFPGASEEALRRISNMIPESYFPFSHIPPVSGKGVDPVENPGPSIASFQGKLGLPNFSLEDNTPLKHIKPVPDIFPNLSLGAHKDYIRSSVPELPESSLLPNFMADIAGTSKQKSFMSGLLPGLGLSPGQPIHSAMPDNHKKVLDNIMMRAQYASNKFLKKRSKLDYWSEDELDALWIGVRRHGRGNWDAMLRDPKLKFLNNRTSEELASRWILEEQKIIDEPMSTATRRSNSTAFPGISDAMMSRALNESNFSKMRMEQPKLQSHLTDIQLGSSDILSRFPHIEAANYINSGEGGTPQIPWQDFKHRSSYGGDFHGGAFDKLEKPDVGPIPPFMPNPFMTDSIGSLPINRKNNSSIPHSEIRSSSRENIHLSGVSDGQINLLHEMQRRVRSGKQPMEMNLNHIDHSNSQLDNTSDLGGLKSNKLPHWLQEAVRAPSSKPPERELPATVSAIAQSVCLLLGEQEPSIPPFLIPEAPLSRPKDPRINSKKRKLRKAQQSTSHVEHSKIGSGEGDCITTPAPPSLEAIATPSVHCNDGAPSLNLNSASLSSLAGSKGQDELPPTFEESNQTVDCSEALAAKLEAPEIACQITSSSPVDDKASESSGSPVKDTPDAGVRLQGSDNSAMAFSALPLVDEAPGTSSRAAGMPVACDCNDLKEDVPLDNAESTGNLEEPTDELTLVDTDAVVASTFLSAKTANEDRVDEMTSDEH
- the LOC8080707 gene encoding protein CHROMATIN REMODELING 4 isoform X2; amino-acid sequence: MKERSSLCESAADGNWGLKYKRKRSKLTSPSNENEATSPTSDSPMSHASTKKKLKHDTNISPSAKKIRGHDGYFFECVECDLGGNLLCCDSCPRVYHLECLNPPLKRAPPGNWQCPRCRPKKGSLKLLGNVEADTSKHERSTRMYAGTTSDSPPSHTKVSFKTRNSTQDKTGSNEQGKHSSGGTMKGGDSGMKNNEVEKKKTLILHLKKRSTKELSENAKSSKTEFVGEPSEEKTVKHGSVLKLKKHPHRMDLSPNKSKSRRQNSQRESKRSGTKKLKYSTSDDDSVSSSEPSTSLDNSESPPKRKPSDGKAPSSSTKKGKKKVKFVEKKHSEEQGVAGDKITTPQEDQQVDRILGCRLQTSQINPTSHASLEQFESANLKVDGMESSRNGTVEDVCADGSANHSGHSLEMQKDRNSKSHEKETIKQEQAKKILSVCSGDETSIMKDDQVDRENVSPSKKGEDETRTDLPAEKDDTKLAVTRADTMVRTNQEHTDESKQHGKIEEITDKDYNDAGYEFLIKWVGKSNIHNSWVAESEVKILAKRKLENYKAKYGTSLINICKEQWCQPQRVIALRASVDEVEEALIKWCGLPYDECTWERIDEPTLMKYSHLVTQFKNFECQALDKDMVKDYANTRNRQELNVLVDQPKELQGGMLFPHQLEALNWLRKCWYKSKNVILADEMGLGKTVSACAFLSSLCCEFKISLPCLVLVPLSTMPNWMAEFASWAPHLNVVEYHGSARSRSIIRQYEWHAGDASQIGKTKRSYKFNVLLTTYEMVLVDAAYLRSVSWEVLIVDEGHRLKNSSSKLFSLLNSLSFQHRVLLTGTPLQNNIGEMYNLLNFLQPTSFPSLSSFEEKFNDLTTAEKVEELKKLVAPHMLRRLKKDAMQNIPPKTERMVPVELTSIQAEYYRAMLTKNYQVLRNIGKGGAHQSLLNIVMQLRKVCNHPYLIPGTEPESGSPEFLHDMRIKASAKLALLHSMLKILHKEGHRVLIFSQMTKLLDILEDYLTLEFGPKTFERVDGSVSVAERQAAIARFNQDKTRFVFLLSTRSCGLGINLATADTVIIYDSDFNPHADIQAMNRAHRIGQSNRLLVYRLVVRASVEERILQLAKKKLMLDQLFVNKSESQKEVEDIIRWGTEELFGSSDSVDDKDSNEASGPVADVEFKHRRKTGGLGDVYEDKCIGGSTKLVWDENAILKLLDRSNLPSSLAEGTDGDLDNDMLGTVKSIDWNDELNDDPGANEDIAPIDNDGSEQASESKQGATNRSEENEWDKLLRVRWEQYQIEEEASLGRGKRLRKAVSYRETFATLPNEALSEDSDEGDEPKREYTAAGLALKEKYGKLRARQKERIAQRHIIKNYADDNLEEFMTAYDSIANGPAENPLIIVEDPNSSQLSGAKRFSESTGEMRQSSKKSKRYSDIPQDIYARIPGNAASSKHHSKATDVFNPGTPDHLLPVLGLCAPNADQVNSYKNSLCAPSIKEHKRASGDIVNKQLSTSADHSNEHRNEAQPASDKAIFPGASEEALRRISNMIPESYFPFSHIPPVSGKGVDPVENPGPSIASFQGKLGLPNFSLEDNTPLKHIKPVPDIFPNLSLGAHKDYIRSSVPELPESSLLPNFMADIAGTSKQKSFMSGLLPGLGLSPGQPIHSAMPDNHKKVLDNIMMRAQYASNKFLKKRSKLDYWSEDELDALWIGVRRHGRGNWDAMLRDPKLKFLNNRTSEELASRWILEEQKIIDEPMSTATRRSNSTAFPGISDAMMSRALNESNFSKMRMEQPKLQSHLTDIQLGSSDILSRFPHIEAANYINSGEGGTPQIPWQDFKHRSSYGGDFHGGAFDKLEKPDVGPIPPFMPNPFMTDSIGSLPINRKNNSSIPHSEIRSSSRENIHLSGVSDGQINLLHEMQRRVRSGKQPMEMNLNHIDHSNSQLDNTSDLGGLKSNKLPHWLQEAVRAPSSKPPERELPATVSAIAQSVCLLLGEQEPSIPPFLIPEAPLSRPKDPRINSKKRKLRKAQQSTSHVEHSKIGSGEGDCITTPAPPSLEAIATPSVHCNDGAPSLNLNSASLSSLAGSKGQDELPPTFEESNQTVDCSEALAAKLEAPEIACQITSSSPVDDKASESSGSPVKDTPDAGVRLQGSDNSAMAFSALPLVDEAPGTSSRAAGMPVACDCNDLKEDVPLDNAESTGNLEEPTDELTLVDTDAVVASTFLSAKTANEDRVDEMTSDEH